The DNA region ACTCACATAAGGAGTGTCTCACTGTGTTCCCTAAGAGAACAGACATTTCATAGAAACCAGACGATGAAAAAAGATGATGGTATTTCTTGGTTCACTTTTCATATAGTACAGTGTGTATGAATATCCTCTTATTCATTTATTCTGCTATTCTCGTGACTTCAAATTTCTTGATTTTGAACCTGGCGTATTCTTTAAATCAAAAGAGGAGATGCTTCAGTCCTATAATTAATTTGTATTAGTTGACCTTTTATAATTAATTTCTATTAGTTGACCTTTTATAATTAATTTGTATTAGTTGACCTTTGGCTGTGTCCtctccctcagtgtgtgtgtgcctctgtgaaCTGAGTTGTCGTGAGGGTCACAGCGGACCTACTTACGAGTCGCTCCAGGACGTGTTTGACAGAAAACCCTTCAGACCAGCGGTTAATCTCAGCAACCCGACCATCGCCAAcatctccttcactctctaTGCCGTGCTGGGTGTGGTGAGTGACTGCTGAGTGATGGCGTGTGCTTCAGTGGACATGTAGTATGTTGTACCAGCATGGCATCTGTGACTCTCTCAGCTGATGGGTTTATGATTTGGCTTTACGTTGGCTTTACGTTGTTCACCAGTAAGGGCTGTCTGTGACGTCTGTGACGATGTGAAGGGAATCTCTGGAGTTCAATAGAGCACTGCTGCGCCACCAGGCTGCTTTCAGTCTTACTGTAGCGTTTAGTATAATAAATGCTCGATGTATGTTAGTTAATATTGCGATGTATCTTAGTTAATATATTGTGATGTATGTTAGTTAATATATTGCGATGTATCCTAGTTAATATATTGCGATGTATTTTAGTTAACATATTGCTTACTGTTATTGTGTATTGTCATGATGTTGTAATCTGCTTTGGATAAAGGTGTCTGCTCTGAGCCATACCCCTGGTAAAGACCTCCCATAACAGCCAATCATGTTGGAGAATTCAAAGCAGAGCAATGCTCTTTACAGAATATTCCCAGATTCCTAGTATCCAGTCCAGATTCCTAGTTCCTCTCTCTGGAGTTCTGACCAGGGAAAAGCGGCAAAATTGTGCTCAGTAAACCATCTCTATGTTGATCTGGACATAAGTACTGGACAAAGGTAAACATAGAACCATAACTTTTGCCTTATCTGACCATATCTTACTACAGAATGAGAAAACACAGATCCTCACTACGTTCCTCTGGCTTAGACTTGTAAGTAGGAACTGCACCCAGCTTGAACTATACAAGCCATGTATTGCACATTGCATGTATTGAGTTCACACTCGTAAccgtactgtgtgtgtgtgtgtgtgtgtgtcttttcccGTCATAGTACTGGTTCCATGAGTTCCTCATATGGGATCCTCACAAATGTGACGGTGTCACTAAAATCTCCCTCCCGGTGAAGGATCTCTGGATGCCTGATATCATCGTATATGAATTGTGAGCTTCTCTGTATCCTTATTTCatctcacagagagagaagtgcCAGTGCTTTACTcacgttgtgtgtgtatgtgcgtgtatccTTTCTGTTTGGTTCAGCGTGGATGACGACGTGTCCCAAGCCTGCCCGTTTGTGTATGTCAACCACACGGGGCACACACGCTACGACCGCATGCTGAGGCTTGTGAGCGCCTGCAACCTGGAGATATTCAGCTTCCCTTTTGACATCCAGAACTGCACCTTCACCTTTGGGTcctacatgcacacaagcaagtggacatacacacacacacacatacacacacaagcaagtggACATTACAGTctctaaagacacacacacacacacacaagtagacaTTACAGtctctaaatacacacacacacacacacacacacacacacgcaagtggACATTACAGCctctaaagacacacacacacacataagcaagtGGACATTACAGTctctaaagacacacacacacacaccaccgtggcctactgtgccgggattagtgtgtgcttcacttcactgtgcgttcactgtgtactgtgtgtgtttcactaattcacagattgggataaatgcagagaccaaatttccctcacaggatcaaaagagtatatacttatacttacttatacacatacacacacacacaagcaacatgGAATGCCATTTTCCCCATCAACCAAATCAAGTGGAATCAAGCTCTTATTGTGCACATGCCAGATGACTGTCATACTgtacatttgtatttgtttctcATGGATAACTGTTCAACAGAGAATTGGTGTGGTCTTAGCCAAGCTAGTCCAACCCATAATCTAGATTTTGGTGTGGTTTTAGCCAAGCGAGTCCAACCCATAATCTAGACTTTAAGCGAGTCCTTTCCCATAATCTAGACTTTAAGCGAGTCCTTTCCCATAATCTAAACTTTAAGCGAGTCCATCCCATAATCTAGATTTAAAGATAGTCCAACCCATAATCTAGACTTTAAGCGAGTCCATCCCATAATCTAGACTTAAAGATAGTCCAACCCATAATCTAGACTTTAAGTGAGTCCTTTCCCATAATCTAGATTTAAAGATAGTCCAACCCATAATCTAGACTTTAAGCGAGTCCTTTCCCATAATCTAGACTTTAAGCGAGTCCAACCCATAATCTAGACTTTAAGCGAGTCCTTTCCCATAATCTAGACTTTAAGCGAGTCCAACCCATAATCTAGACTTTAAGCGAGTCCTTTCCCATAATCTAGACTTTAAGCGAGTCCTTTCCCATAATCTAGACTTTAAGCGAGTCCTTtccttcctctttcctcctcctgtcctgGTGCCCAGTAAAGGACGTGAGGGTGAGCCCGGCCCTGTCCTTTGCGGAGATGTCGAGGAACTCAAAGCAGTACCTAGAGGCCAGTGGTGAGTGGGAGCTGGTGGTCATCCTGGGGGAGTCCAGCATCCTGCAGTTTGGGATCGACGAGTGGGACATCATCACATTCTGGGTAAAAAAGAGAACGAAAGACTAAATAATAcattatgtttggatttttacatctatatgtttatttattagaCTTTAAACCCAGCTCTATGTTCATGCTATCTATCCCCATGTTCATATCTATCCCCATGTATGGTTGATGGGAAGGCCTTGGTGGTATCAGCAATTTGCCACAGCAATTTTACcacagacataggcctactgtaaatgtgtcgGTAATGAACAGACAGGCCTTCTGTAAATGTGTCTGTAATGACCAGACATAGGCCTTCTGTAAATGTGTCTGTAATGAACAGACATAAGCCTTCTGtaaatgtgtctgtatgtacagTGCAAccagaaagttttcagaccctttcaagttttccacattttgttatgtttcagactcatcttaaaatggattcaattcatttttttctcaaaaatatacacacaccaatacTCCAGAAAAAAgtcaggtgtttggagtgttttgtaaatttgtaAGAAATAAAAGATTACAAAGATAATAAAATACCCTTTGTTAAGACGCTTGCAAGGAACTCTGGAAGGCCCTTCGTCccagattactcagtttggctgagcggccagatgtaggaagactgttggttgctCCAAACTTTTCCagttgagaatgatggaggctatcgtgctcttgggcactttcaatgctgcagacattttcttgtatccttccccagatctgtcttgacacaaccctgtcttgcaggtctacggacaattatctcgaccttgtggcttggttttcactctgacatacacatcaactgtgagaccttatataaacaGATGTGTGCCTCTAATAATAATGTAGCGATCTCACCCGCAGACAAGAATCACCTTTGGCCAGGAAGGCCATTTATTAGAACAGGCATCAAtgcaaaacacagacagactcagacaactacatagggcaacacaggggtagtctcagccgcacatgtaacacacaataagggtttaccacacacatcaacacgaggataaacacatgaggtacaaccaaagagactaacacgctaacaaatacacaacatggtaaacgcaaatacaactattataaccgacattacacattatAGCATATACTCACACTGCATTCttggagacactcattcaacatcagacatgtacatccaccgatGCTacaataatgtccagtgaattcatttaggcacaggtggactccaatcaagttatagaagcatctcaaggaccattgatagaagtaggatgcaccaaaGCTCAATAGCaagcatcataacaaagggtctgactACTTTCAGTCTTTCAGACTaaatttcagtcttttatttttataaaattacaaaacactccaaaaacACCTGTTTTTTAGTGGAGTGTTGGAGCATTGTATGCAGATTGatgtgaatttttttttaatttaatccatttgaagatgagtctgaaacacaAGAAAaggtggaaaacttgaaagggtctgaaactTTGTGAGTGCACTGTAAATGCAACTCCTCCTGATCCTGTTGAAGTGTCCACCCCAACGTGACGCCTTGCACGGCAGCCTCCACCATCAGTGTGTGACTGACCTAgaagcctagaaatctagatgcaccctagcggcagcaaatataatttgctgccagggctagtctagcaactctccgttggcttgtgagctggaaaaattaaacttctatcaggccactcaaaattgtgtatagagacgttagacgggcttaacataatgattgatggcagagttgcaacggtttggcttgaattccctgctacttgaaaacaaagaagataaatgttgctgttggcgaacagcgtgacacgagttaagttttttttttttagttggcaaaagtttgaactagccaactagctccgctggtgggaaaacgcatgggactcatagcgctgtcctattgcgtgcagagggaatttgaaagacaaccgattatcccgcctctcggactgagcactgccaacagtgagtgcccagaccctacattttacaTTCTACAGGCTAGCTTGGAGGAGTGGTAATGCAGTTATTTGACTGATGTTTTGAAACGTCACTTTTTTCTCTGTTTAGTGGTCATTGTATTCTTTGGGAGTGTATAATGCATAACACTGGTTGCCCACATTGCATGACATTGCACCCCCTGTAGGTGGTGATAAAGAGATGGCCTATGCTGTATGTGGTCATTGCACCCCCTGTAGGTGGTGATAAAGAGATGGCCTATGCTGTATGTGGTCATTGCACCCCCTGTAGGTGGTGATAAAGAGATGGCCTATGCTGCATGTGGTCATTGCACCCCCTGTAGGTGGTGATAAAGAGATGGCCTATGCTGCATGTGGTCATTGCACCCCCTGTAGGTGGTGATAAAGAGATGGCCTATGCTGTATGTGGTCATTGCACCCCCTGTAGGTGGTGATAAAGAGACGGCCTATCCTGTATGTGGTCAACCTCCTGATTCCCAGCTCCTTCCTCATGGTCATCGACATCCTGTCCTTCTACCTGCCGCCCCACAGTGTGGACCGTGCCTCCTTCAAGATGACCCTCATCCTGGGCTACACAGTCTTCCTGCTCATCATGAACGACCTGCTGCCCAGCACAGCAAACGGAACACCCATCATAGGTCAGAGCATCAGCACACAGCAGCAATTCAGATGGACTCAGTCTTTGTGAAGGGGACTTTAAGTTAAAcaagtacatttatttataaagcacatttaaacaaAGCTTTCACTC from Alosa alosa isolate M-15738 ecotype Scorff River chromosome 9, AALO_Geno_1.1, whole genome shotgun sequence includes:
- the LOC125301216 gene encoding 5-hydroxytryptamine receptor 3E-like, which translates into the protein MGPSRGHLFTSCIFLLTVCVCLCELSCREGHSGPTYESLQDVFDRKPFRPAVNLSNPTIANISFTLYAVLGVNEKTQILTTFLWLRLYWFHEFLIWDPHKCDGVTKISLPVKDLWMPDIIVYEFVDDDVSQACPFVYVNHTGHTRYDRMLRLVSACNLEIFSFPFDIQNCTFTFGSYMHTIKDVRVSPALSFAEMSRNSKQYLEASGEWELVVILGESSILQFGIDEWDIITFWVVIKRRPILYVVNLLIPSSFLMVIDILSFYLPPHSVDRASFKMTLILGYTVFLLIMNDLLPSTANGTPIIGIYFSVCLALMVISLLETVIITNVLHHNSMKYRDVPRWVQVLVLGYIAKLICYRWPEKTRPDIRQKPDNSSSLAIQPPTQTPAANRNRDMSGELPLAVPELTQICRDVNVIRSHLSELQQENVLLEQWCHVGYILDFLLFRIYLLLITCYAIVIICMWCIWIYQ